In Chanodichthys erythropterus isolate Z2021 chromosome 18, ASM2448905v1, whole genome shotgun sequence, the following are encoded in one genomic region:
- the qrsl1 gene encoding glutamyl-tRNA(Gln) amidotransferase subunit A, mitochondrial: MSASSAAFRPATAMLGLSIREVSQALRDGRVSATELCRKCINQIQRTRYLNAFITITEEVAMEQAQRADNRLRTGKPLGPLDGIPFSVKDNFCTEDIETTCASNMLKGYVPPFNATVVQKLLDQGAVLVGKTNLDEFAMGAGSTDGVFGPVRNPWSYAIQYREQSREHPDSDWSITGGSSGGSAAAVASLSSFLALGSDTGGSTRNPGSLCGVVALKPTYGLLSRHGLIPLVNSMDVPGIMTRSVHDAATVLRILQGRDERDSTTVQAPSTPPSLPEHFDIRDICVGIPKEYHAPGLSKDTLAQWSRVAAMFEQAGARVQEVSLPHTQHSIVCYHVLCCSEVASNMARFDGLEYGHRSAVDSSTDAMYATTRHEGFNNVVRRRILSGNYFLLKSNYEHYFVKAQQIRRLIAEDFKNVFRSGIDVLLTPTTLSDAARYSDFILEDNRTRSAQEDVFTQPVNMAGLPAVTVPTALSHRGLPIGLQLIGQTLQDWKLLTVAQWMEQQLNFPMIRFHENSSERELDRSVSERTHTVGL; encoded by the exons ATGTCAGCCTCCAGTGCGGCGTTTCGTCCGGCAACAGCGATGCTCGGCCTGTCCATTAGAGAG GTATCCCAGGCACTGAGGGATGGAAGGGTGTCTGCCACTGAGCTCTGCAGAAAATGCATCAACCAAATACAAAGGACACGTTACCTGAATGCTTTTATCACCATTACAGAGGAGGTGGCTATGGAACAAGCACAGAGAGCAGACAATAGGCTCCGCACAG GTAAACCTCTTGGCCCTCTGGATGGCATTCCCTTCTCTGTTAAAGACAACTTCTGCACGGAGGACATTGAGACCACCTGTGCTTCAAACATGCTTAAAG GTTACGTTCCTCCGTTCAATGCTACAGTTGTGCAGAAGCTGCTGGATCAAGGAGCAGTTCTTGTTGGAAAAACGAATTTAGATGAGTTTGCAATGGG AGCTGGCAGTACAGATGGGGTGTTTGGTCCAGTTCGTAACCCATGGAGCTATGCAATACAATACCGTGAGCAGAGCAGAGAACATCCAGATTCTGACTGGTCAATCACAGGAGGAAGTTCAGGAGGTAGTGCAGCGGCAGTAGCTTCCCTCAGCAGCTTCCT aGCCTTGGGATCTGATACAGGAGGGTCTACACGAAACCCTGGTTCTCTCTGTGGGGTCGTGGCTCTGAAACCCACTTATGGCCTACTCTCTCGTCACGGACTCATCCCTCTGGTCAACTCAATGGACGTGCCAGGAATCATGACCAGGAGTGTCCATGATGCCGCCACTGTCTTGA gaaTTCTGCAGGGCCGAGACGAGAGAGACTCAACGACTGTCCAGGCACCCAGCACCCCACCTAGCCTTCCTGAACACTTTGACATTAGAGACATATGTGTTGGCATACCAAAG GAATATCATGCTCCGGGCCTGTCTAAGGACACTCTGGCCCAGTGGAGTCGAGTCGCAGCCATGTTTGAGCAGGCGGGGGCACGAGTACAAGAAGTATCTCTTccacacacacagcactccatTGTCTGTTACCACGTCCTATGTTGTTCTGAGGTTGCATCAAACATGGCACGTTTCGATGGGCTTGAATACG GCCACCGCAGTGCAGTTGACAGCTCCACAGATGCCATGTACGCCACCACACGACATGAAGGCTTTAACAATGTGGTCCGCAGAAGAATCCTCTCGGGGAACTACTTCCTACTGAAATC GAACTACGAACATTACTTTGTAAAGGCTCAGCAAATACGCCGTCTTATCGCTGAAGATTTTAAAAACGTTTTCCGCTCTGGCATAGACGTTCTCCTCACACCCACAACGCTGAGCGATGCAGCCCGCTACTCTGACTTCATACTAGAAGACAACCGAACACGCAGCGCTCAGGAGGATGTCTTTACCCAGCCTGTCAACATGGCAG GTTTGCCTGCTGTGACAGTGCCAACAGCCCTCTCACACCGAGGTCTTCCCATTGGCCTGCAGCTGATTGGTCAGACACTACAGGACTGGAAGTTGTTGACAGTAGCCCAGTGGATGGAGCAACAACTCAACTTTCCAATGATCCGTTTTCATGAAAACTCAAGTGAGAGGGAGCTGGACCGATCAGTTAGCGAAAGGACACATACAGTAGGATTATAA